Proteins found in one Rhodovulum sp. MB263 genomic segment:
- a CDS encoding universal stress protein: MFKQILVPVDLAHAEALKRSCDVAGDLARHYGIGVTYVAVTAPQPGRLARSPGEYREKLEAFARAEAEAHGHRATARVIVCPDPAAELDTALMRALEEEGADLVVMASHLPGAAERIWPSHGGRLAGHARVSVLLVRPDDGASDKRP; the protein is encoded by the coding sequence ATGTTCAAGCAGATACTGGTGCCGGTCGATCTGGCCCATGCCGAAGCGCTCAAGCGCTCCTGCGACGTCGCGGGCGATCTCGCGCGGCATTACGGCATCGGCGTCACCTATGTTGCGGTGACCGCGCCGCAACCGGGCCGGCTGGCGCGCTCGCCCGGGGAATACCGCGAGAAGCTCGAGGCCTTTGCCCGGGCCGAGGCCGAAGCCCATGGTCACCGCGCCACCGCGCGGGTGATCGTCTGTCCGGACCCCGCGGCCGAGCTCGACACGGCGCTGATGCGGGCGCTGGAGGAAGAGGGCGCCGATCTGGTGGTGATGGCAAGTCATCTGCCGGGCGCGGCCGAGCGGATCTGGCCCTCGCATGGCGGTCGGCTGGCCGGGCATGCGCGCGTCTCGGTGCTTCTGGTGCGGCCCGATGACGGGGCCTCGGACAAGCGCCCCTGA